One Methanocalculus natronophilus DNA segment encodes these proteins:
- the hypE gene encoding hydrogenase expression/formation protein HypE, which yields MNVNLMHGAGGEVMGELLRTLTAFSHTNAGGIGLESLDDGAAIPFDDRYIVFTTDSHVVRPLFFPGGDIGRISVCGTVNDLSVMGARTIALSSAMVIEEGFPIADLERIVCSMDEALGEAKTSIVTGDTKVVERGSLDGIIINTSGIGICDRPIRDSGLQEGDAIIVSGTLGDHGISLLSFREGFDLGETLRSDCAPIWPIVDLALNAGDVHAMKDPTRGGFAAAINEMAKKSGLGIILEEEQVPVATSIRSAGEILGIDPLMVANEGKVVMGVSADDADAILSAIRTHPLGRNAAIIGEVVSGSRVVMQTSIGGERFIEPPLGDPVPRVC from the coding sequence ATGAACGTTAATCTGATGCATGGTGCCGGTGGAGAGGTGATGGGCGAACTCCTCCGCACCCTCACTGCTTTTTCCCATACCAATGCTGGCGGAATCGGGCTAGAGAGCCTGGATGACGGGGCGGCTATCCCGTTTGATGATCGGTATATTGTGTTTACGACTGATTCTCATGTTGTACGGCCGCTCTTTTTTCCTGGAGGGGATATCGGGAGGATATCTGTTTGCGGAACAGTCAATGATCTCTCGGTGATGGGTGCACGCACCATTGCCCTTTCATCTGCCATGGTGATTGAAGAGGGTTTCCCAATTGCGGATCTCGAGAGGATCGTCTGTTCAATGGATGAGGCACTTGGCGAGGCGAAGACAAGCATCGTGACTGGAGATACCAAGGTTGTTGAACGGGGTTCACTTGACGGGATCATCATCAATACTTCAGGCATCGGGATCTGTGACCGGCCCATCCGCGATTCCGGACTGCAGGAAGGGGATGCAATCATCGTCTCGGGAACACTTGGTGATCATGGGATCTCACTCCTCTCATTCCGGGAGGGCTTCGATCTCGGGGAGACACTGAGATCTGATTGTGCACCAATCTGGCCAATTGTCGATCTCGCACTGAATGCAGGCGATGTCCATGCGATGAAAGATCCGACACGTGGCGGATTTGCCGCTGCAATCAATGAGATGGCAAAAAAAAGTGGGCTTGGTATCATTCTTGAAGAAGAGCAGGTGCCGGTTGCAACAAGTATCAGATCCGCAGGCGAGATCCTTGGGATCGATCCCCTGATGGTTGCAAACGAGGGGAAAGTCGTGATGGGAGTTTCAGCAGATGATGCAGATGCCATCCTCTCAGCCATCCGGACTCATCCTCTTGGTCGAAACGCAGCCATCATCGGGGAGGTTGTCTCAGGTTCCCGTGTGGTGATGCAGACCTCAATCGGCGGCGAGCGGTTTATCGAACCGCCGCTTGGAGATCCGGTGCCAAGGGTATGTTAG
- the dnaG gene encoding DNA primase DnaG has translation MYSPDTTKYLIHIHLETEGVVEKPDVVGAIFGQTEGLLGEDLDLRDLQRTGRVGRIDVQIISRRGETTGEIFISSSLDRAETAILAASLETIDRVGPCVAHVNVECIEDIRVAKRKKIIERAKELLLDVFEEDSIDSSNLLDEVRESIRIEKVRTIGEERIPAGPNVEESDAIIIVEGRADVLNLLRYGIKNSVAVEGTNVPGIIIGLCEKKTTTVFLDGDRGGELILREILQIADVDFVAYPPRGKSVEDLSRKEIVKALRNKVPVEYVRDQFEKELQKTGQSPVPEPAPASILPEPYENGEGDDGMKADSFDIPPVESIGDNGADTALGKHLKALRGSGQGRFLSPDLQTIRDFPPEEFISLLDELGSESAGVIIDMGVDQKILDHCSDKGLEFIAARDFSKIVKRPTDLRMVNM, from the coding sequence ATGTATTCACCAGATACAACGAAGTATCTTATTCATATTCATCTCGAGACCGAGGGGGTGGTCGAAAAACCCGATGTAGTCGGTGCCATTTTTGGCCAGACAGAAGGGTTGCTCGGCGAAGATCTTGATCTCCGTGATCTCCAGAGGACTGGAAGGGTTGGACGAATTGATGTCCAGATCATAAGCAGGCGCGGCGAAACAACCGGTGAGATCTTCATATCATCTTCACTGGACCGTGCAGAGACTGCTATTCTGGCAGCTTCTCTTGAGACGATCGACCGGGTTGGTCCCTGTGTTGCCCATGTCAATGTGGAGTGTATAGAGGATATCCGGGTTGCCAAACGGAAGAAGATCATTGAGCGGGCAAAGGAACTCCTTCTTGATGTCTTTGAGGAGGATAGTATCGATTCATCCAATCTTCTTGATGAAGTGCGTGAATCGATCCGGATAGAGAAGGTCAGGACAATTGGGGAAGAGCGGATACCGGCAGGTCCAAATGTCGAAGAATCAGATGCGATCATCATCGTTGAAGGGAGGGCTGATGTGCTCAACCTGCTTCGGTATGGGATCAAAAACAGCGTTGCTGTTGAGGGGACCAATGTCCCCGGAATCATCATCGGCCTCTGTGAAAAGAAGACTACCACGGTCTTTCTTGACGGTGATCGCGGGGGGGAGCTTATCCTGCGTGAAATCCTTCAGATAGCTGATGTGGATTTTGTTGCGTATCCTCCACGGGGAAAGAGTGTGGAGGATCTCAGCAGAAAAGAGATCGTCAAAGCGCTCAGGAACAAAGTTCCGGTCGAGTATGTGCGCGATCAATTTGAGAAAGAGCTCCAGAAAACCGGTCAGTCGCCTGTTCCTGAACCAGCTCCCGCTTCAATTCTTCCTGAACCATATGAGAACGGGGAGGGTGATGATGGAATGAAAGCAGACTCTTTTGATATCCCTCCTGTTGAGTCAATTGGCGACAATGGTGCTGATACCGCGCTTGGAAAGCACCTGAAGGCTCTCCGTGGTAGCGGGCAGGGACGGTTTCTTTCACCTGATCTCCAGACAATACGCGACTTTCCTCCCGAGGAGTTTATAAGCCTCCTTGATGAGCTTGGATCTGAGAGTGCCGGTGTCATCATCGATATGGGTGTGGATCAGAAGATTCTTGATCACTGCTCAGATAAGGGGCTTGAATTTATTGCTGCACGTGATTTTTCAAAGATCGTAAAACGGCCAACAGATCTGCGCATGGTGAATATGTAG
- a CDS encoding amidohydrolase family protein, whose amino-acid sequence MLDLVLKNTTLPDGRVADLSFSEGKLTHIGSAGAASEEIDCRGLLCIPAACDMHVHMRGGSQSAKETWRTGTMAALAGGVTMVVDQPNTIPPLLTETLYHDRILEAKAGSLCSFGINGGVSPGADLHALFRAGALAFGEIFAAPSSYGEALTDHQLRDALFAINSLGGLATIHAEEVLEGIPETLGAHHRIRSPDGEVRSLDAISDCLPPGMKPHICHLSSPDSLASAPGSKEVTPHHLFLSIERFSPDDTHARVNPPLRPESIRRRLYAAWDQIDVIASDHAPHTISDKAVPFADAPSGLPGVETMLPLLMNEVAEKRLSLASVIEKTAISPCRILGIQPAGFTRDTRADFALYAMKPETIEGELLHSRCGWTPYEGMPGVFPTLVIQEGAVSYSGGEFTGTSGRWVPGRGYHGLQHID is encoded by the coding sequence ATGTTAGATCTCGTCCTCAAAAACACCACGCTCCCGGATGGAAGGGTGGCAGATCTTTCGTTTTCTGAGGGGAAGCTCACGCATATCGGATCTGCTGGAGCAGCTTCAGAGGAGATTGACTGCCGCGGTCTCCTCTGTATCCCTGCAGCCTGTGACATGCATGTTCATATGCGCGGAGGCAGCCAGTCTGCCAAGGAGACCTGGCGAACAGGTACCATGGCAGCACTGGCAGGCGGTGTCACGATGGTTGTGGATCAACCAAATACGATCCCGCCGCTTCTGACAGAGACTCTCTATCACGACCGGATTCTTGAGGCAAAAGCCGGGTCACTCTGCTCGTTTGGTATAAATGGCGGGGTCTCGCCGGGTGCTGATCTGCATGCTCTCTTCAGGGCAGGCGCACTCGCATTTGGGGAGATTTTTGCCGCACCATCAAGTTATGGAGAGGCACTGACCGATCACCAGCTGCGCGATGCCCTCTTTGCGATCAATTCACTTGGCGGGCTCGCAACCATTCACGCAGAAGAGGTTTTGGAAGGGATTCCAGAGACACTTGGCGCCCATCACCGGATCCGATCCCCGGATGGCGAGGTGCGATCACTGGACGCTATTTCGGACTGCCTTCCCCCGGGTATGAAACCGCATATCTGCCATCTCAGCTCTCCTGACTCGCTTGCATCTGCTCCGGGCTCAAAAGAAGTTACCCCGCACCATCTCTTCCTCTCAATTGAGCGTTTTTCACCTGATGATACACATGCCCGTGTCAACCCGCCGCTCCGTCCCGAATCAATCAGGCGCAGGCTCTATGCCGCATGGGATCAGATCGATGTCATCGCATCAGATCATGCCCCCCATACCATCTCTGATAAGGCAGTTCCTTTTGCCGATGCCCCATCCGGCCTCCCCGGTGTTGAGACGATGCTCCCGCTCCTGATGAATGAGGTGGCAGAAAAAAGGCTTTCGCTTGCATCTGTTATTGAGAAGACTGCGATCAGTCCCTGCAGGATACTTGGGATACAACCTGCCGGGTTTACTAGGGATACTCGTGCTGACTTTGCTCTCTATGCAATGAAACCAGAAACAATTGAGGGTGAGCTGCTCCACTCACGCTGCGGATGGACACCATATGAGGGGATGCCTGGTGTTTTTCCAACCCTTGTCATCCAGGAAGGAGCGGTATCGTATTCCGGCGGTGAATTTACCGGCACATCCGGCAGATGGGTTCCGGGAAGGGGTTATCATGGTCTACAACATATAGACTAA
- a CDS encoding hydrogenase maturation nickel metallochaperone HypA has protein sequence MHEYSIAYDIYATARRTALDHNATAVHTINVTFGELAMVNPEQVSFLFSAIAEDDEIMSGATLVCETEPPSTTCSCGYAGTEIYVCPDCGKLPSLVSGKEIVVKNIEIDSGE, from the coding sequence ATGCATGAATATAGCATAGCATACGATATTTACGCAACAGCCCGAAGAACTGCCCTTGATCATAATGCAACAGCAGTACATACAATCAATGTGACATTTGGGGAACTGGCCATGGTCAATCCCGAGCAGGTCTCATTTCTCTTTTCTGCCATAGCAGAAGATGATGAGATCATGAGCGGTGCGACGCTTGTCTGTGAGACAGAGCCCCCCAGCACAACCTGTTCATGCGGGTATGCCGGAACTGAGATTTATGTCTGCCCGGATTGTGGAAAGCTCCCGTCGCTTGTCTCTGGAAAAGAGATAGTCGTAAAGAACATAGAGATAGATTCTGGTGAATAA
- a CDS encoding HypC/HybG/HupF family hydrogenase formation chaperone: MCIAVPAEVIEIRDGNIGLVDFGDLQHEVRLDLVDVKVGEFVLVHVGFAIQRLSREEGLETRELFRQVYEAMGS, encoded by the coding sequence ATGTGTATCGCAGTACCTGCAGAGGTAATTGAGATCAGAGACGGCAACATCGGTCTTGTCGACTTTGGTGATCTCCAGCATGAAGTCAGGCTCGATCTCGTTGATGTAAAAGTCGGGGAATTCGTCCTTGTCCATGTTGGATTTGCCATACAGCGACTTTCCCGTGAAGAAGGGCTTGAGACCCGCGAGCTGTTCCGGCAGGTCTATGAGGCCATGGGATCCTGA
- a CDS encoding DUF167 domain-containing protein yields MPSFKDAISQTADGIEIAVEVIPGSRMQKFPTGYNAWRNTIGISVTAPPAGGRANAMVISLVADVLGIPRSMVRIVSGHQARRKTIGITGTDLDDVLPLLGFAPDNSDIT; encoded by the coding sequence ATGCCTTCCTTTAAAGATGCAATCAGCCAAACCGCAGATGGGATTGAGATCGCAGTTGAGGTGATCCCCGGATCCCGGATGCAGAAATTCCCAACAGGCTATAATGCATGGCGGAACACGATAGGCATCTCTGTTACCGCACCCCCTGCCGGTGGGCGTGCCAATGCCATGGTCATATCCCTTGTAGCCGATGTGCTGGGCATCCCCCGATCAATGGTCAGAATTGTATCCGGCCATCAGGCACGGCGAAAAACAATTGGGATCACCGGAACCGATCTGGATGATGTTTTACCACTCCTCGGGTTTGCACCTGATAATTCCGATATAACCTGA
- a CDS encoding UPF0058 family protein, with protein sequence MHKDELIALHQRLADIKDYFEDRGSEITFPQYHALKINPSQVHKSKLEHKYAIFILATELANAMKDVEFASSGRISSRMKELAEKTLKEIECTQ encoded by the coding sequence ATGCATAAAGATGAGTTGATCGCACTTCATCAGAGGTTGGCAGACATTAAGGATTATTTTGAGGATCGGGGATCAGAGATCACATTTCCCCAGTATCATGCGTTGAAGATCAACCCCTCTCAGGTCCATAAAAGCAAACTTGAACATAAATATGCGATTTTTATTCTTGCAACCGAACTTGCAAACGCGATGAAGGATGTAGAGTTTGCTTCTTCAGGGAGAATATCGTCAAGAATGAAGGAGCTTGCTGAGAAGACCCTGAAAGAGATTGAATGCACACAATGA
- a CDS encoding ATP-grasp domain-containing protein, translating to MIRIIPKPTDTPDDNSTLMVMRALEQKGAEYSVLELSTLNPFDMKLENDLIWVCGIRQDGIEFELLKALSLKNRLVNTPEAIVTCASKTLTSALLVHHGVPTPETLFTGSRSEVDLFLKKHQKAVYKPVYGFDGEGIFLFSDVQDLAGPPYYVQEYIRNDRDFRIFVIGNKAVGAIYRQSPHLTHNIHQGGIGTPVEIDPAMRRIAEDAARAIGIDYCGVDLLKTDDGYTVLEVNGTPNWHCMSAPIPDLLADYLISESS from the coding sequence ATGATCCGGATCATTCCAAAACCCACTGATACGCCTGATGACAATTCCACGCTGATGGTGATGAGAGCGCTTGAGCAGAAGGGTGCAGAATATTCAGTCCTGGAGCTCTCCACGCTGAATCCCTTTGATATGAAACTTGAAAATGATCTGATCTGGGTCTGCGGGATACGTCAGGATGGAATTGAGTTTGAGCTGCTCAAGGCATTGTCCCTCAAAAACAGGCTGGTTAATACACCCGAGGCGATAGTAACCTGTGCCAGCAAGACACTGACCTCTGCACTCCTTGTGCATCATGGCGTACCAACACCAGAGACCCTGTTTACCGGCTCCCGGAGTGAGGTCGATCTCTTCCTCAAAAAACACCAGAAAGCTGTGTATAAACCAGTCTATGGATTTGACGGCGAAGGAATCTTTCTCTTTTCAGATGTACAGGATCTGGCCGGGCCGCCATACTATGTCCAGGAATATATCAGAAACGACCGTGATTTCCGTATCTTTGTCATCGGGAACAAGGCAGTCGGAGCGATCTATCGCCAGTCTCCCCACCTGACCCATAACATTCACCAGGGTGGGATCGGCACGCCTGTTGAGATCGATCCTGCCATGCGACGGATAGCAGAGGATGCAGCACGGGCGATTGGAATAGACTATTGTGGTGTTGATCTGCTCAAAACAGATGACGGATACACGGTGCTTGAAGTAAACGGCACACCAAACTGGCACTGCATGTCAGCACCAATCCCTGATCTGCTTGCAGACTATCTCATCAGTGAATCTTCGTAG